The following proteins are co-located in the Microbacterium immunditiarum genome:
- a CDS encoding lysophospholipid acyltransferase family protein, with amino-acid sequence MKKDRPRATPEKSRPSIFWPLAAIVVPIMGLIAKVEIVDGHKLPREGAYILAPNHYSEFDPLIVAVATWRLGRAPRFLAKESLFRIPVLGWALRRTGMVPVARASTVSAARQTLEASAEIVEHGRGVIVYPEGSLTRDPDMWPMRGKTGAVRLAIAQGLPVIPVAHWGVQQIMPRYGKLSLWPLRKPVKLIVGDPVDLSAFAGKQSSQSALVAATDVVMARISDLLARLRGEPAPPERWDPSAHGQAETGRLES; translated from the coding sequence ATGAAGAAGGACCGGCCTCGCGCCACTCCGGAGAAGTCCAGGCCCAGCATCTTCTGGCCGCTCGCGGCCATCGTCGTGCCCATCATGGGGCTCATCGCGAAGGTAGAGATCGTCGACGGCCACAAGCTGCCCCGCGAGGGCGCGTACATCCTCGCGCCGAACCACTACAGCGAGTTCGACCCGCTCATCGTCGCCGTCGCGACCTGGCGGCTCGGCCGCGCGCCGCGGTTCCTGGCGAAGGAGAGCCTGTTCCGCATCCCCGTGCTCGGGTGGGCGCTCCGCCGCACCGGCATGGTGCCCGTCGCTCGCGCATCGACCGTGTCGGCCGCCCGGCAGACGCTCGAGGCGTCGGCCGAGATCGTCGAGCACGGTCGGGGCGTCATCGTCTATCCCGAGGGCAGTCTCACACGCGACCCCGACATGTGGCCCATGCGCGGCAAGACCGGAGCGGTGCGCCTTGCGATCGCGCAGGGCCTCCCAGTGATCCCCGTCGCGCACTGGGGAGTGCAGCAGATCATGCCGCGCTACGGCAAGCTGAGTCTGTGGCCGTTGCGCAAGCCCGTGAAGCTCATCGTCGGCGACCCCGTCGACCTGTCGGCGTTCGCAGGCAAGCAGTCGTCGCAGAGCGCCCTCGTCGCGGCGACCGACGTCGTGATGGCGCGCATCTCCGACCTGCTCGCCCGGTTGCGCGGCGAGCCCGCACCGCCCGAGCGCTGGGACCCCTCAGCGCACGGCCAGGCAGAGACGGGGCGCCTTGAGTCGTAG
- a CDS encoding NAD(P)H-dependent glycerol-3-phosphate dehydrogenase — MSRRDASLPRVAVIGAGSWGTTFGKILADGGAHVTMWARRPELAHEIAEAKRNSEYLPGINLPRTMTATHHLSEALEGAEQVYLSIPSQAVRQNLKAVRPLVTRTEAPIVSLMKGVERRTGLRMSQVIEQELHCDPARIAVASGPNLALEIAREQPTAAVISSTSQETAEAVARRARNRYFRTFVNTDVIGTEFGGVLKNLIAVAIGIVDGVGYGENTKASIITRGLVEMTDFAVAFGAHPETLQGLAGLGDLIATCQSPLSRNNTAGRLLGQGYRFDDVVKQMNQTAEGLASVAPILQLAREVGVQMPIVEQVKMVLDGTMNPKDIAPHLTTDDDTPKGERTQNGQAGGGGALWRSLQRALDQFRHGGRGAAGDRS; from the coding sequence TTGAGTCGTAGGGACGCCTCGCTGCCCCGCGTCGCGGTGATCGGCGCGGGCAGCTGGGGCACGACTTTCGGCAAGATCCTCGCGGACGGCGGCGCGCACGTGACGATGTGGGCCCGCCGGCCCGAGCTCGCGCACGAGATCGCCGAGGCGAAGCGCAACAGCGAGTACCTTCCCGGCATCAACCTCCCGCGCACGATGACGGCGACGCACCACCTGTCGGAGGCGCTCGAGGGCGCCGAGCAGGTGTACTTGTCGATCCCGAGCCAGGCGGTGCGGCAGAACCTCAAGGCGGTGCGCCCCCTCGTGACGCGCACCGAGGCGCCGATCGTCTCGCTCATGAAGGGCGTCGAGCGCCGGACGGGCCTGCGCATGAGCCAGGTCATCGAGCAGGAGCTGCACTGCGACCCGGCGCGGATCGCCGTGGCCTCCGGTCCCAACCTCGCCCTCGAGATCGCACGGGAGCAGCCGACGGCGGCCGTCATCTCGTCGACGAGCCAGGAGACGGCGGAAGCCGTCGCGCGGCGGGCGCGCAACCGCTACTTCCGCACGTTCGTCAACACCGACGTGATCGGCACGGAGTTCGGCGGCGTGCTCAAGAACCTCATCGCCGTCGCGATCGGCATCGTCGACGGCGTGGGCTATGGCGAGAACACGAAGGCTTCCATCATCACGCGCGGCCTCGTCGAGATGACCGACTTCGCGGTCGCGTTCGGCGCGCACCCCGAGACCCTGCAGGGACTCGCGGGCCTCGGAGACCTCATCGCGACGTGCCAGTCGCCCCTCAGCCGCAACAACACCGCGGGCCGTCTCCTCGGCCAGGGCTACCGCTTCGACGATGTCGTCAAGCAGATGAACCAGACCGCCGAGGGACTCGCCTCCGTCGCCCCCATCCTGCAGCTCGCACGCGAGGTGGGCGTCCAGATGCCGATCGTGGAGCAGGTGAAGATGGTGCTCGACGGCACCATGAACCCGAAGGACATCGCTCCGCACCTCACGACCGACGACGACACCCCGAAGGGGGAGAGGACGCAGAATGGACAAGCCGGCGGTGGCGGTGCTCTTTGGCGGTCGCTCCAGCGAGCACTCGATCAGTTCCGCCACGGCGGGAGGGGTGCTGCGGGCGATCGATCGTAA
- a CDS encoding D-alanine--D-alanine ligase family protein produces the protein MDKPAVAVLFGGRSSEHSISSATAGGVLRAIDRNRFRVIPIGITRDGAFVLEDDDPDKFALDPERLPQVVDNGTRIVWPDSTLSRELRVRDASGERSLGEVDVVFPILHGRFGEDGTIQGFLELLDIPYVGAGLLMSAIGMDKHVTKSILKAADVPVVPWVAVTRADLARERELWESRMRSLGLPVFVKPNRAGSSVGVSKVSEWSELDAALETAFAEDSTVLVEQAVVGREVECGVLPGRNGALPRVSVAGEIVVTGREFYDFEAKYLDVPGVDLVCPADLRDGELAEMQRIAVRAFEAIGGQGLARVDFFFTGTEFFVNELNTMPGFTPISMFPKCWIASGMTYPELISELIDTALERAA, from the coding sequence ATGGACAAGCCGGCGGTGGCGGTGCTCTTTGGCGGTCGCTCCAGCGAGCACTCGATCAGTTCCGCCACGGCGGGAGGGGTGCTGCGGGCGATCGATCGTAACCGCTTCCGCGTGATCCCGATCGGGATCACGCGCGACGGCGCGTTCGTCCTCGAGGACGACGACCCCGACAAGTTCGCGCTGGACCCCGAGCGCCTGCCGCAGGTCGTCGACAACGGCACGCGAATCGTGTGGCCGGACTCCACCCTCAGCCGCGAGCTCAGGGTCAGGGACGCGTCGGGCGAACGCTCGCTCGGCGAGGTCGACGTCGTGTTCCCGATCCTGCACGGCCGGTTCGGCGAGGATGGCACGATCCAGGGCTTCCTCGAGTTGCTCGACATCCCGTACGTCGGAGCGGGGCTGCTCATGTCGGCGATCGGCATGGACAAGCACGTGACCAAGAGCATCCTCAAGGCCGCGGACGTTCCGGTCGTGCCGTGGGTGGCCGTCACGCGGGCCGACCTCGCGCGCGAGCGCGAGCTGTGGGAATCGCGGATGCGGTCGCTCGGGCTCCCTGTCTTCGTCAAGCCCAACCGCGCCGGCTCGAGCGTCGGTGTCTCGAAGGTGTCGGAGTGGTCCGAACTCGACGCGGCGCTCGAGACGGCGTTCGCCGAGGACTCGACCGTGCTCGTGGAGCAGGCCGTCGTGGGCCGCGAAGTCGAGTGCGGAGTGCTCCCCGGACGCAACGGCGCGCTCCCGCGTGTGAGCGTCGCGGGCGAGATCGTCGTCACCGGGCGCGAGTTCTACGACTTCGAGGCGAAGTACCTCGACGTTCCCGGCGTCGACCTCGTGTGCCCGGCCGACCTGCGCGATGGCGAGCTCGCCGAGATGCAGCGCATCGCGGTGCGCGCGTTCGAGGCGATCGGCGGGCAGGGACTCGCTCGCGTCGACTTCTTCTTCACCGGCACCGAGTTCTTCGTGAACGAGCTCAACACGATGCCGGGGTTCACGCCGATCTCGATGTTCCCGAAGTGCTGGATCGCGTCGGGCATGACCTATCCCGAACTCATCTCGGAGCTCATCGACACGGCGCTCGAGCGCGCCGCCTGA
- a CDS encoding DUF3515 family protein: MTRSLRASAVVLVALAAAALTGCSPTVAMQPAAGANDPLCADVIVRLPPTVDGQARRWTDAQATGAWGNPTAVLLKCGLEPPGPSTLRCITIGGVDWLVDESESPRFRLMTYGRTPAVEVYLDNELVSPNDALDELSRAVSMIPATGACTAPEAPPED; the protein is encoded by the coding sequence GTGACCCGTTCGCTCCGTGCTTCCGCCGTGGTGCTCGTGGCGCTCGCCGCGGCCGCGCTCACGGGGTGCTCGCCGACCGTCGCGATGCAGCCCGCGGCGGGCGCGAACGACCCCCTCTGCGCGGACGTCATCGTGCGGCTGCCGCCGACCGTCGACGGCCAAGCACGACGGTGGACCGACGCGCAGGCGACGGGCGCGTGGGGAAACCCGACGGCCGTCCTGCTCAAATGCGGGCTCGAGCCGCCGGGGCCGTCGACCCTGCGGTGCATCACGATCGGGGGCGTCGACTGGCTCGTGGACGAGTCCGAGTCGCCGCGCTTCCGCCTCATGACGTACGGGCGCACGCCGGCCGTCGAGGTCTACCTCGACAACGAGCTCGTCTCGCCGAACGACGCGCTCGACGAGCTCAGCCGCGCCGTGTCGATGATCCCTGCGACGGGCGCGTGCACTGCTCCCGAGGCGCCGCCCGAGGACTGA
- the thiL gene encoding thiamine-phosphate kinase, with protein sequence MTEHDPAVGDLGEAAVLARILGRLGPSDALVGPGDDAAVLAAPDGRVVATTDTLVHGPDFRLAWSTPFDLGWKAAAVNLADVAAMGARPTALLVALAMPDDTRVSVVEGLADGLRAACDALAPVCRVEGGDLTVSDTLTIAVTAFGSLDGREPVLRSGAREGDVVAVAGRLGHAGRGLALLVDRFRDDSGTPVAVGRADLTPDESADLDAQLRPSPPIALGRVAADAGATALMDVSDGLVLDASRMAAASGVTLELSTDRLGADPSTALAGGEDHALLATFPADTDLPEGFVSIGRVTAAGAHAVLVDGHAHAGRGGWDPYHDWDAGRG encoded by the coding sequence ATGACTGAGCACGATCCCGCCGTGGGGGACCTGGGCGAAGCGGCCGTCCTCGCCCGGATCCTCGGCCGTCTCGGGCCGAGCGACGCGCTCGTCGGGCCGGGCGACGACGCCGCCGTGCTTGCCGCTCCCGACGGGCGGGTCGTCGCGACGACGGACACGCTCGTGCATGGACCGGACTTCCGGCTCGCGTGGTCGACGCCGTTCGACCTCGGGTGGAAGGCGGCGGCGGTCAACCTCGCGGACGTCGCGGCGATGGGCGCCCGCCCGACGGCGCTGCTCGTCGCCCTCGCGATGCCGGACGACACGCGCGTGTCGGTCGTGGAGGGGCTCGCCGACGGTCTGCGCGCCGCGTGCGACGCGCTCGCTCCCGTCTGCCGCGTCGAGGGCGGAGACCTCACGGTGTCGGACACCCTCACGATCGCCGTGACCGCCTTCGGCTCGCTCGACGGGCGCGAGCCCGTGCTGCGCAGCGGCGCCCGAGAGGGCGACGTCGTTGCGGTCGCGGGACGGCTCGGGCACGCCGGCCGCGGACTCGCGCTCCTGGTCGACCGCTTCCGCGATGACTCCGGCACGCCGGTCGCCGTCGGCCGTGCCGACCTGACGCCGGACGAGTCCGCCGACCTCGACGCGCAGCTGCGGCCGTCGCCTCCGATCGCGCTCGGGCGCGTCGCCGCGGACGCGGGCGCGACGGCGCTCATGGACGTGTCGGACGGGCTCGTGCTCGACGCGAGTCGCATGGCCGCGGCCTCCGGCGTCACGCTCGAGCTGTCGACCGATCGCCTCGGCGCCGACCCGTCGACCGCTCTCGCCGGGGGAGAGGATCACGCGCTGCTCGCGACGTTCCCCGCCGACACGGACCTCCCCGAGGGCTTCGTCTCGATCGGGCGGGTGACCGCGGCCGGAGCCCACGCCGTGCTCGTCGACGGCCACGCGCACGCCGGGCGCGGCGGGTGGGACCCGTACCACGACTGGGATGCCGGCCGCGGCTGA
- the rsmD gene encoding 16S rRNA (guanine(966)-N(2))-methyltransferase RsmD, with the protein MTRIIAGKAGSIVLDVPDAGTRPTSDRVRESLFGALDSAGVLHGASVVDLYAGSGALALEAMSRGAASADLVEKAPRAASVASRNARKVEKALGRDGAIRVHRSSADAFLRAGRGPYDIAFLDPPYDVGEAQLTATLALLVPLLSPEAIVVIERASRSPEPSLPAGLEHTRDKRYGDTTLWWAAVA; encoded by the coding sequence GTGACGAGGATCATCGCGGGCAAGGCCGGCTCGATCGTGCTCGACGTGCCCGACGCCGGCACGCGGCCCACGAGCGATCGCGTGCGGGAGTCGCTGTTCGGCGCGCTCGACTCGGCGGGCGTGCTGCACGGGGCATCCGTCGTCGACCTGTACGCCGGCTCGGGCGCGCTCGCCCTCGAGGCGATGAGCCGCGGCGCCGCATCGGCCGACCTCGTCGAGAAGGCGCCGCGCGCGGCATCCGTCGCCTCCCGCAACGCCCGCAAGGTCGAGAAGGCGCTCGGACGCGACGGCGCGATCCGCGTGCACCGGTCCTCCGCCGACGCGTTCCTGCGCGCGGGACGCGGGCCGTACGACATCGCGTTCCTCGATCCTCCGTACGACGTGGGCGAGGCCCAGCTGACGGCGACGCTCGCGCTGCTGGTGCCGCTGCTCTCCCCCGAGGCGATCGTCGTGATCGAGCGGGCGTCGCGCTCCCCCGAGCCGTCGCTTCCCGCGGGGCTCGAACACACGCGTGACAAGCGCTACGGCGACACGACCCTGTGGTGGGCGGCCGTCGCCTGA
- a CDS encoding ATP-dependent DNA helicase RecG: protein MPALTLESRLDGAVGGKTSAALSRAFGMKTVGDLLAHYPRRYARRGELTPISSLPVGEPVTIVAEVRRANERRMQNRKGSILEVVISDGHGDLSLTFFNQSWRMKDLRPGRRGIFAGKVGEYRGAKQLAHPDYELFDDEDAARLNAEAYANLPIPIYPATGSLASWQIKRIVDLVLDGLGDVADPLPDDLRARHGLLDARTAIERIHRPDFIEQVEQARATLRMHEAFVLQVALLQQRAFVRAMSATARPPGVLLERFDAALPFERTADQIAVGDRIARDLQGDWPMNRLVQGEVGSGKTLVALRAMLQVAESGGQSALIAPTEVLAAQHVRSIARMLGPELAPELMPTLLTGQLPAAERRKAALRAASGQAKIVVGTHALLSETTTFADLALVVVDEQHRFGVEQREALRAKGSAPHALVLTATPIPRTVAMTVFGDLDVSTIRTMPTGRAGIQTFVAPLAERPAWFARVWERIAEEVGQGRQAFVVCAAIDAEAATKDDTADEPVAEVEGEAPRTRWGVVQVAGLLAEHPSFSSIRVEILHGKMPSDQKDAVMQAFARGDVDVLVATTVVEVGVDVPNASTMAILEADRFGVSQLHQLRGRVGRGGVPGLCLLVTEAPAGTPARERVDAVAATLDGFELAEVDLELRGEGDVLGDAQSGARSSLRLLRVVKDADIIAHARQAAEALLEDDPALTRHPGLAQALERRVGMEERAALSKA, encoded by the coding sequence ATGCCCGCCCTCACCCTCGAGTCGCGCCTCGACGGCGCCGTGGGCGGAAAGACGTCGGCGGCGCTCTCGCGGGCGTTCGGGATGAAGACGGTCGGCGATCTGCTGGCCCACTACCCGCGGCGGTACGCGCGCCGCGGCGAGCTGACCCCCATCTCGTCACTGCCCGTCGGCGAGCCGGTGACGATCGTCGCCGAAGTGCGCCGCGCGAACGAGCGGCGCATGCAGAATCGCAAGGGCTCCATCCTCGAGGTCGTCATCAGCGACGGGCACGGCGACCTGTCGCTCACCTTCTTCAACCAGTCGTGGCGCATGAAGGACCTCCGTCCCGGGCGCCGCGGCATCTTCGCGGGCAAGGTGGGCGAGTACAGGGGCGCCAAGCAGCTCGCCCATCCCGACTACGAGCTGTTCGACGACGAAGACGCCGCCCGCCTCAACGCCGAGGCGTACGCGAACCTGCCCATCCCGATCTATCCCGCAACCGGGTCGCTCGCGAGCTGGCAGATCAAGCGCATCGTAGACCTCGTGCTCGACGGGCTGGGCGACGTGGCCGACCCGCTTCCCGACGACCTGCGCGCACGCCACGGCCTTCTCGACGCGCGGACCGCGATCGAGCGCATCCACCGGCCTGACTTCATCGAGCAGGTCGAGCAGGCGCGCGCGACGCTGCGCATGCACGAGGCGTTCGTGCTGCAGGTCGCGCTCCTCCAGCAGCGGGCGTTCGTGCGCGCGATGTCTGCCACCGCGCGTCCTCCCGGCGTGCTGCTCGAGCGCTTCGACGCCGCGCTGCCCTTCGAGCGCACGGCCGACCAGATCGCCGTGGGCGACCGCATCGCGCGCGACCTGCAGGGCGACTGGCCCATGAACCGTCTCGTGCAGGGCGAGGTCGGCTCGGGCAAGACGCTCGTCGCGCTCCGCGCGATGCTCCAGGTCGCCGAGAGCGGCGGACAGTCGGCGCTCATCGCGCCGACTGAGGTGCTCGCGGCTCAGCATGTGCGGTCGATCGCACGGATGCTGGGGCCCGAGCTCGCTCCCGAGCTCATGCCGACCCTGCTCACCGGGCAGCTGCCCGCCGCCGAGCGGCGCAAGGCGGCGCTGCGCGCCGCGTCGGGTCAGGCGAAGATCGTCGTGGGCACGCACGCCCTTCTGAGCGAGACGACGACGTTCGCCGATCTCGCGCTCGTGGTCGTCGACGAGCAGCACCGCTTCGGCGTCGAGCAGCGCGAGGCACTCCGCGCGAAGGGATCGGCCCCGCACGCGCTCGTGCTGACAGCGACGCCCATCCCGCGCACGGTGGCGATGACCGTGTTCGGCGACCTCGACGTGTCGACGATCCGCACGATGCCGACGGGGCGCGCCGGCATCCAGACCTTCGTCGCGCCGCTCGCCGAGCGGCCCGCGTGGTTCGCGCGCGTGTGGGAGCGCATCGCCGAAGAGGTCGGGCAGGGCCGGCAGGCGTTCGTCGTGTGCGCGGCGATCGACGCCGAGGCGGCGACGAAGGACGACACGGCCGACGAGCCGGTCGCCGAGGTCGAAGGCGAGGCGCCGCGCACGCGGTGGGGTGTCGTGCAGGTCGCGGGGCTGCTGGCGGAGCATCCGTCGTTCTCGTCCATCCGCGTCGAGATCCTGCACGGCAAGATGCCCTCCGACCAGAAGGACGCGGTCATGCAGGCGTTCGCGCGCGGCGACGTCGACGTCCTCGTCGCGACGACGGTCGTCGAAGTCGGCGTCGACGTGCCGAACGCGTCGACGATGGCGATCCTCGAGGCCGACCGGTTCGGCGTGTCGCAGCTGCATCAACTGCGGGGTCGCGTCGGTCGCGGCGGGGTCCCCGGCCTGTGCCTGCTGGTCACCGAGGCGCCGGCGGGAACGCCCGCTCGCGAGCGCGTCGACGCGGTCGCCGCGACGCTCGACGGCTTCGAACTCGCCGAGGTCGACCTCGAGCTGCGCGGCGAGGGCGATGTGCTCGGCGACGCGCAGTCCGGCGCGCGGTCGTCGCTGCGCCTCCTGCGCGTCGTCAAGGACGCCGACATCATCGCCCACGCGAGGCAGGCCGCCGAGGCCCTGCTCGAAGACGATCCGGCGCTCACGCGGCATCCGGGTCTCGCTCAGGCGCTCGAGCGTCGCGTCGGCATGGAGGAGCGCGCGGCTCTCAGCAAGGCGTGA
- the coaD gene encoding pantetheine-phosphate adenylyltransferase — protein sequence MNSRIAVVPGSFDPPTLGHIDVIRRAARLYDELHVLVVHNPDKEAMLPIAQRLALLEQSIAEDEEIDGDVVIASWSMGLLVDYATDVGAGVLVKGIRSQIDVAYETPMAIVNRHLAHVETVFLLPDPAHALVSSSLVRQVAALGGDVSPYVPAAVARFLDTGARDVV from the coding sequence ATGAACAGCCGGATCGCCGTCGTCCCGGGCTCCTTCGACCCCCCCACGCTCGGTCACATCGACGTGATCCGTCGCGCCGCTCGGCTCTACGACGAGCTTCACGTCCTCGTCGTCCACAACCCCGACAAGGAGGCGATGCTGCCGATCGCGCAGCGGCTCGCCCTCCTCGAGCAGTCGATCGCGGAAGACGAGGAGATCGACGGCGACGTCGTCATCGCCTCGTGGAGCATGGGGCTGCTCGTGGACTACGCGACCGACGTCGGCGCAGGCGTGCTCGTGAAGGGCATCCGGTCTCAGATCGACGTCGCCTACGAGACGCCCATGGCGATCGTGAACCGTCATCTCGCGCACGTCGAGACGGTGTTCCTGCTCCCCGACCCCGCCCACGCCCTCGTGTCGAGCTCGCTCGTGCGCCAGGTCGCGGCGCTCGGCGGCGACGTGTCGCCGTACGTGCCGGCGGCGGTCGCGCGGTTCCTCGACACGGGCGCGCGCGACGTCGTCTGA
- a CDS encoding YceD family protein: protein MREHSIEFPAPEKWGEGLVSIAEGEPVVVDVRLESVHEGILATGHVDTEYTGVCGRCLTDIAEAVQVEFQELFAYPGGEATDFEVQDDHVDLETPVRDAIVLSLPFQPVCQPDCPGLDPATGERLADNAGSEPRAPIDPRWAALQDYTSDHDEAARAAGRDVENTEES, encoded by the coding sequence ATGCGCGAGCACTCGATCGAGTTCCCCGCACCCGAGAAGTGGGGCGAGGGGCTCGTGTCCATCGCCGAGGGTGAGCCGGTCGTCGTCGACGTGCGCCTCGAGTCCGTGCACGAGGGGATCCTCGCCACGGGACACGTCGACACCGAGTACACCGGTGTGTGCGGACGGTGCCTCACCGACATCGCCGAGGCGGTCCAAGTCGAGTTTCAGGAGCTTTTCGCGTATCCTGGAGGCGAAGCAACTGACTTCGAGGTTCAAGACGACCACGTGGATCTTGAAACTCCGGTCAGGGATGCGATCGTCCTGTCGCTTCCGTTTCAGCCGGTGTGTCAGCCGGATTGCCCCGGCCTCGACCCGGCCACGGGCGAGCGACTGGCCGACAACGCCGGGTCAGAGCCCCGCGCTCCCATCGATCCACGCTGGGCGGCGCTCCAGGACTACACCTCAGACCACGATGAAGCAGCGCGCGCAGCGGGCCGCGACGTCGAGAACACAGAAGAGAGCTAG
- the rpmF gene encoding 50S ribosomal protein L32, with translation MAGNPPKRKVSRSNTRSRRAQWKAEAPKLVKTVENGKVVYSRPHHAKVVTDSQGTELFLEYKGRKVADV, from the coding sequence ATGGCAGGTAACCCCCCGAAGCGGAAGGTCTCCCGTTCGAACACTCGCTCGCGCCGCGCGCAGTGGAAGGCCGAGGCCCCCAAGCTGGTCAAGACCGTCGAGAACGGCAAGGTCGTCTACAGCCGCCCCCACCACGCGAAGGTCGTGACCGACTCGCAGGGCACCGAGCTGTTCCTCGAGTACAAGGGCCGCAAGGTCGCCGACGTCTGA
- the rnc gene encoding ribonuclease III produces MTDVIPQSRALIEKLGVEIDPELLSLALTHRSYSYEHGQIPHNERLEFLGDSVLGLAVTERLFTEHPELDEGSLAKRRAAVVSTVALAEVARGIELGEHILLGRGENMTGGRDKDSILADTMEALIGATYLSVGADAATALVVRLVGPLLEDPERYGAAIDPKTSLQELAASTGRTPPSYSVTAEGPDHDRLFTATVKVGELRTEGTGSSKKQAEMAAALLAWRELSGRA; encoded by the coding sequence GTGACCGACGTCATTCCCCAGAGCCGAGCGCTCATCGAGAAGCTCGGGGTCGAGATCGACCCCGAGCTTCTTTCGCTCGCGCTCACACACCGCTCGTACTCGTACGAGCACGGCCAGATCCCGCACAACGAGCGCCTCGAGTTCCTCGGCGACTCGGTGCTGGGCCTCGCCGTCACCGAGCGCCTCTTCACGGAGCATCCGGAGCTCGATGAGGGCTCGCTCGCGAAGCGGCGCGCCGCCGTCGTGTCGACGGTCGCGCTCGCCGAGGTCGCGCGCGGCATCGAGCTGGGCGAGCACATCCTGCTCGGCCGCGGCGAGAACATGACCGGCGGCCGCGACAAGGACTCGATCCTCGCCGACACGATGGAGGCGCTCATCGGCGCCACGTACCTCTCGGTGGGTGCGGATGCGGCGACCGCCCTCGTCGTCCGCCTGGTCGGTCCGCTGCTCGAAGACCCCGAGCGCTACGGCGCGGCGATCGACCCGAAGACGAGCCTGCAGGAGCTCGCCGCGAGCACCGGACGCACACCGCCGTCCTACTCGGTCACCGCCGAGGGACCCGACCACGATCGGCTCTTCACCGCCACGGTGAAGGTGGGGGAGCTCAGGACCGAAGGCACCGGCTCCAGCAAGAAGCAGGCCGAGATGGCCGCGGCCCTCCTCGCGTGGAGAGAGCTCAGCGGGCGTGCCTGA
- the mutM gene encoding bifunctional DNA-formamidopyrimidine glycosylase/DNA-(apurinic or apyrimidinic site) lyase produces the protein MPELPEVEVVRSGLAPAVTGAMIAGVTVLDERALTRHPGPAAGFEARLTGRTVQAAGRRGKFLWLALEPEGDTSAPATEAVVGHLGMSGQLLLRPAGAAPERHERIRLDIHHPVHGELAIVFADQRTFGSLAIDELIPTPDAAPGGHGWGEASVPRQVSHIARDPLDPAFSDTRLRSLLARKDSAIKRVLLDQTVVSGVGNIYADEALWAARIHPETPAKALSTRAVNRLLAEIRAVLEKALAEGGTSFDAQYVNVNGQAGYFAHSLNAYGRTGQPCPRCGRPIVRVSFMNRSSHYCPRCQRMRMPRPLRAA, from the coding sequence GTGCCTGAGCTCCCCGAGGTCGAGGTCGTGCGATCCGGCCTCGCGCCCGCGGTCACAGGTGCCATGATCGCCGGCGTCACGGTGCTCGACGAGCGGGCGCTGACGCGGCATCCGGGTCCCGCTGCCGGGTTCGAGGCGCGCCTCACCGGCCGCACCGTGCAGGCCGCCGGCCGCCGCGGCAAGTTCCTGTGGCTCGCGCTCGAGCCCGAGGGCGACACGTCCGCGCCGGCGACCGAGGCGGTCGTGGGGCATCTCGGCATGAGCGGCCAGCTTCTGCTCCGCCCCGCCGGCGCGGCGCCCGAGCGTCACGAGCGCATCCGGCTCGACATCCACCACCCGGTGCACGGGGAGCTCGCGATCGTGTTCGCCGATCAGCGCACGTTCGGCTCGCTCGCGATCGACGAGCTGATCCCCACGCCGGATGCCGCCCCCGGCGGTCACGGGTGGGGCGAGGCATCCGTCCCGCGCCAGGTTTCGCACATCGCGCGCGACCCGCTCGATCCCGCCTTCTCGGACACGCGTCTGCGCTCTCTGCTCGCGCGCAAGGACTCCGCCATCAAGCGCGTGCTGCTCGACCAGACCGTCGTGAGCGGCGTCGGCAACATCTACGCGGACGAGGCGCTGTGGGCGGCCCGCATCCACCCCGAGACACCGGCGAAGGCGCTGTCGACCCGCGCCGTGAACCGGCTGCTCGCCGAGATCCGTGCCGTGCTCGAGAAGGCGCTCGCCGAAGGAGGGACGAGCTTCGACGCGCAGTACGTCAACGTCAACGGGCAGGCGGGCTACTTCGCGCACTCGCTCAACGCGTACGGCCGCACCGGCCAGCCGTGCCCGCGGTGCGGCCGTCCGATCGTGCGCGTATCGTTCATGAACCGTTCGAGCCACTACTGCCCGAGGTGTCAGCGGATGCGGATGCCCCGGCCCCTGCGCGCGGCGTGA